A window of Rhinatrema bivittatum chromosome 2, aRhiBiv1.1, whole genome shotgun sequence contains these coding sequences:
- the LOC115083932 gene encoding gastrula zinc finger protein XlCGF57.1-like isoform X2, with protein sequence MCQNSDKLKGVWHLLLSNTFLPKPVSSFADHPVPRTDKAAGMEKEEEPCVGAYKDTEEGDLYTTTTTIRDGLLIKIKEEKPDDDDDCCSDQEGSPQVSPEASGDDAFCGSSQEHGWNSVPMSLWQDPGPNESGMETAATWKGSFSNATSISLTQSPFICTECGKVCIQKSSLVAHMRIHTGERPYVCTECGRKFSQPSNLKRHQRTHTGKKPYMCMECGKEFTQTSNLLKHQRTHTGTRPYACLECGKTFTQTSNLKRHQKTHIVVLDTTRPYVCTQCGKTFKQKPNLLMHQRIHTGTRPYPCTECGKSFTQKSNLKRHLRTHTGKRPYTCTECGKGFTQKYHVIRHQAIHTGERPYTCTECGKSFIQKPQLQKHQKTHARSRPFGCPECVKRFKSQRSLKMHLRSHIKERSFIRTRYSQGLNRKLNPRPHVEGRLYSCRECDKSFSQKQILIIHQRIHKGERPYKCPDCGKSFIQQQTLMEHQRTHTGERQFICNECGKSFTWWSALMIHQTVHKGEKPYACSECGKTFTLKQHLNTHQKVHLKVEKVW encoded by the exons ATCATCCCGTGCCAAGAACAGACAAGGCAGCAGGaatggagaaagaggaagagccATGTGTTGGGGCATACAAGGACACCGAGGAAGGAGACCTTtataccactaccaccaccatac GCGATGGTCTCCTGATCAAAATCAAGGAGGAAAAGCCGGATGATGACGACGACTGCTGCAGCGACCAAGAGGGCTCGCCCCAGGTGTCCCCGGAAGCCTCGGGTGACGACGCCTTCTGTGGCTCCAGCCAGGAGCATGGCTGGAACAGCGTGCCTATGTCACTGTGGCAGGACCCTGGCCCCAACGAGAGTGGGATGGAGACCGCGGCGACGTGGAAAGGAAGCTTCAGTAATGCCACCAGCATTTCCCTGACCCAGAGCCCCTTCATCTGCACAGAGTGTGGGAAGGTCTGCATCCAGAAGTCTAGCCTGGTGGCACACATGAGGATCCACACTGGGGAGAGGCCATATGTATGTACCGAGTGTGGAAGAAAGTTCAGCCAACCATCCAACCTCAAAAGGCACCAGAGAACCCACACAGGGAAGAAACCGTACATGTGTATGGAGTGTGGGAAggagtttacccagacctccaaTCTTTTAAAACACCAAAGGACTCACACAGGAACCCGgccctatgcctgcctggagtgTGGGAAGACCTTCACGCAGACCTCTAATCTCAAAAGGCATCAGAAAACCCATATTGTTGTCCTTGATACGACCAGGCCCTATGTCTGTACTCAGTGTGGAAAGACTTTCAAACAGAAGCCCAATCTGCTAATGCACCAGCGAATTCACACAGGGACCAGGCCCTACCCATGCACAGAGTGTGGCAAGAGCTTCACCCAGAAGTCTAACCTCAAGAGACATCTCAGAACCCACACAGGGAAGAGACCATACACATGCACAGAGTGCGGGAAAGGATTCACTCAGAAGTATCATGTTATCAGGCACCAGGCAATCCACACGGGGGAGAGACCCTACACTTGTACAGAGTGTGGGAAAAGTTTCATCCAGAAGCCGCAACTCCAGAAGCACCAGAAAACCCATGCTCGGAGCCGACCGTTTGGATGTCCTGAGTGCGTGAAGCGTTTCAAGAGTCAGAGGAGCCTGAAGATGCACCTGAGGAGCCACATTAAGGAGCGTTCTTTCATTCGAACGAGGTACTCACAGGGCCTGAACAGGAAGCTGAATCCCAGACCCCACGTAGAAGGTCGGCTGTACTCATGCAGAGAGTGTGACAAAAGCTTCAGTCAGAAACAAATCCTCATCATCCACCAAAGAATCCACAAGGGGGAAAGACCCTACAAGTGTCCTgattgtggtaaaagctttattCAGCAGCAGACACTGATGGAACACCAGCGAACACATACTGGGGAGAGGCAGTTTATCTGTAACGAGTGCGGGAAGAGCTTTACTTGGTGGTCGGCCCTCATGATCCACCAGACAGTCCACAAGGGGGAGAAACCATATGCCTGTTCTGAATGTGGGAAGACCTTCACTTTGAAGCAGCATCTCAACACACACCAAAAAGTCCACCTGAAGGTGGAAAAGGTTTGGTAG
- the LOC115083932 gene encoding gastrula zinc finger protein XlCGF57.1-like isoform X1 produces the protein MAPIAVQHFPAKTRVLLCRPCLTGAIQAVVLNSKGTYFTKPGDHPVPRTDKAAGMEKEEEPCVGAYKDTEEGDLYTTTTTIRDGLLIKIKEEKPDDDDDCCSDQEGSPQVSPEASGDDAFCGSSQEHGWNSVPMSLWQDPGPNESGMETAATWKGSFSNATSISLTQSPFICTECGKVCIQKSSLVAHMRIHTGERPYVCTECGRKFSQPSNLKRHQRTHTGKKPYMCMECGKEFTQTSNLLKHQRTHTGTRPYACLECGKTFTQTSNLKRHQKTHIVVLDTTRPYVCTQCGKTFKQKPNLLMHQRIHTGTRPYPCTECGKSFTQKSNLKRHLRTHTGKRPYTCTECGKGFTQKYHVIRHQAIHTGERPYTCTECGKSFIQKPQLQKHQKTHARSRPFGCPECVKRFKSQRSLKMHLRSHIKERSFIRTRYSQGLNRKLNPRPHVEGRLYSCRECDKSFSQKQILIIHQRIHKGERPYKCPDCGKSFIQQQTLMEHQRTHTGERQFICNECGKSFTWWSALMIHQTVHKGEKPYACSECGKTFTLKQHLNTHQKVHLKVEKVW, from the exons ATCATCCCGTGCCAAGAACAGACAAGGCAGCAGGaatggagaaagaggaagagccATGTGTTGGGGCATACAAGGACACCGAGGAAGGAGACCTTtataccactaccaccaccatac GCGATGGTCTCCTGATCAAAATCAAGGAGGAAAAGCCGGATGATGACGACGACTGCTGCAGCGACCAAGAGGGCTCGCCCCAGGTGTCCCCGGAAGCCTCGGGTGACGACGCCTTCTGTGGCTCCAGCCAGGAGCATGGCTGGAACAGCGTGCCTATGTCACTGTGGCAGGACCCTGGCCCCAACGAGAGTGGGATGGAGACCGCGGCGACGTGGAAAGGAAGCTTCAGTAATGCCACCAGCATTTCCCTGACCCAGAGCCCCTTCATCTGCACAGAGTGTGGGAAGGTCTGCATCCAGAAGTCTAGCCTGGTGGCACACATGAGGATCCACACTGGGGAGAGGCCATATGTATGTACCGAGTGTGGAAGAAAGTTCAGCCAACCATCCAACCTCAAAAGGCACCAGAGAACCCACACAGGGAAGAAACCGTACATGTGTATGGAGTGTGGGAAggagtttacccagacctccaaTCTTTTAAAACACCAAAGGACTCACACAGGAACCCGgccctatgcctgcctggagtgTGGGAAGACCTTCACGCAGACCTCTAATCTCAAAAGGCATCAGAAAACCCATATTGTTGTCCTTGATACGACCAGGCCCTATGTCTGTACTCAGTGTGGAAAGACTTTCAAACAGAAGCCCAATCTGCTAATGCACCAGCGAATTCACACAGGGACCAGGCCCTACCCATGCACAGAGTGTGGCAAGAGCTTCACCCAGAAGTCTAACCTCAAGAGACATCTCAGAACCCACACAGGGAAGAGACCATACACATGCACAGAGTGCGGGAAAGGATTCACTCAGAAGTATCATGTTATCAGGCACCAGGCAATCCACACGGGGGAGAGACCCTACACTTGTACAGAGTGTGGGAAAAGTTTCATCCAGAAGCCGCAACTCCAGAAGCACCAGAAAACCCATGCTCGGAGCCGACCGTTTGGATGTCCTGAGTGCGTGAAGCGTTTCAAGAGTCAGAGGAGCCTGAAGATGCACCTGAGGAGCCACATTAAGGAGCGTTCTTTCATTCGAACGAGGTACTCACAGGGCCTGAACAGGAAGCTGAATCCCAGACCCCACGTAGAAGGTCGGCTGTACTCATGCAGAGAGTGTGACAAAAGCTTCAGTCAGAAACAAATCCTCATCATCCACCAAAGAATCCACAAGGGGGAAAGACCCTACAAGTGTCCTgattgtggtaaaagctttattCAGCAGCAGACACTGATGGAACACCAGCGAACACATACTGGGGAGAGGCAGTTTATCTGTAACGAGTGCGGGAAGAGCTTTACTTGGTGGTCGGCCCTCATGATCCACCAGACAGTCCACAAGGGGGAGAAACCATATGCCTGTTCTGAATGTGGGAAGACCTTCACTTTGAAGCAGCATCTCAACACACACCAAAAAGTCCACCTGAAGGTGGAAAAGGTTTGGTAG
- the LOC115083932 gene encoding gastrula zinc finger protein XlCGF57.1-like isoform X3, giving the protein MEKEEEPCVGAYKDTEEGDLYTTTTTIRDGLLIKIKEEKPDDDDDCCSDQEGSPQVSPEASGDDAFCGSSQEHGWNSVPMSLWQDPGPNESGMETAATWKGSFSNATSISLTQSPFICTECGKVCIQKSSLVAHMRIHTGERPYVCTECGRKFSQPSNLKRHQRTHTGKKPYMCMECGKEFTQTSNLLKHQRTHTGTRPYACLECGKTFTQTSNLKRHQKTHIVVLDTTRPYVCTQCGKTFKQKPNLLMHQRIHTGTRPYPCTECGKSFTQKSNLKRHLRTHTGKRPYTCTECGKGFTQKYHVIRHQAIHTGERPYTCTECGKSFIQKPQLQKHQKTHARSRPFGCPECVKRFKSQRSLKMHLRSHIKERSFIRTRYSQGLNRKLNPRPHVEGRLYSCRECDKSFSQKQILIIHQRIHKGERPYKCPDCGKSFIQQQTLMEHQRTHTGERQFICNECGKSFTWWSALMIHQTVHKGEKPYACSECGKTFTLKQHLNTHQKVHLKVEKVW; this is encoded by the exons atggagaaagaggaagagccATGTGTTGGGGCATACAAGGACACCGAGGAAGGAGACCTTtataccactaccaccaccatac GCGATGGTCTCCTGATCAAAATCAAGGAGGAAAAGCCGGATGATGACGACGACTGCTGCAGCGACCAAGAGGGCTCGCCCCAGGTGTCCCCGGAAGCCTCGGGTGACGACGCCTTCTGTGGCTCCAGCCAGGAGCATGGCTGGAACAGCGTGCCTATGTCACTGTGGCAGGACCCTGGCCCCAACGAGAGTGGGATGGAGACCGCGGCGACGTGGAAAGGAAGCTTCAGTAATGCCACCAGCATTTCCCTGACCCAGAGCCCCTTCATCTGCACAGAGTGTGGGAAGGTCTGCATCCAGAAGTCTAGCCTGGTGGCACACATGAGGATCCACACTGGGGAGAGGCCATATGTATGTACCGAGTGTGGAAGAAAGTTCAGCCAACCATCCAACCTCAAAAGGCACCAGAGAACCCACACAGGGAAGAAACCGTACATGTGTATGGAGTGTGGGAAggagtttacccagacctccaaTCTTTTAAAACACCAAAGGACTCACACAGGAACCCGgccctatgcctgcctggagtgTGGGAAGACCTTCACGCAGACCTCTAATCTCAAAAGGCATCAGAAAACCCATATTGTTGTCCTTGATACGACCAGGCCCTATGTCTGTACTCAGTGTGGAAAGACTTTCAAACAGAAGCCCAATCTGCTAATGCACCAGCGAATTCACACAGGGACCAGGCCCTACCCATGCACAGAGTGTGGCAAGAGCTTCACCCAGAAGTCTAACCTCAAGAGACATCTCAGAACCCACACAGGGAAGAGACCATACACATGCACAGAGTGCGGGAAAGGATTCACTCAGAAGTATCATGTTATCAGGCACCAGGCAATCCACACGGGGGAGAGACCCTACACTTGTACAGAGTGTGGGAAAAGTTTCATCCAGAAGCCGCAACTCCAGAAGCACCAGAAAACCCATGCTCGGAGCCGACCGTTTGGATGTCCTGAGTGCGTGAAGCGTTTCAAGAGTCAGAGGAGCCTGAAGATGCACCTGAGGAGCCACATTAAGGAGCGTTCTTTCATTCGAACGAGGTACTCACAGGGCCTGAACAGGAAGCTGAATCCCAGACCCCACGTAGAAGGTCGGCTGTACTCATGCAGAGAGTGTGACAAAAGCTTCAGTCAGAAACAAATCCTCATCATCCACCAAAGAATCCACAAGGGGGAAAGACCCTACAAGTGTCCTgattgtggtaaaagctttattCAGCAGCAGACACTGATGGAACACCAGCGAACACATACTGGGGAGAGGCAGTTTATCTGTAACGAGTGCGGGAAGAGCTTTACTTGGTGGTCGGCCCTCATGATCCACCAGACAGTCCACAAGGGGGAGAAACCATATGCCTGTTCTGAATGTGGGAAGACCTTCACTTTGAAGCAGCATCTCAACACACACCAAAAAGTCCACCTGAAGGTGGAAAAGGTTTGGTAG